In a single window of the Streptomyces sp. NBC_00285 genome:
- a CDS encoding BRO family protein, translating into MGVDAIPLIFPETNKRVRVLMVEGAPWWVARDVCNVLEMERPDAALRGLDDDEKGAQTVSTPGGDQRMSVINESGLYSMVLRSRKAEARAFKKWITSEVLPEIRRTGGYGADRPAFDTPKTFGDALLLAAQQWEELEATKKELAAAAPKVEAADAYFASDKFLLVREAAKLLGLKEKGLRILLMEKGWIFRHRNAYGDSYYDVTAKIADSGLLATRVYTRMGDDGGARTTYTVYITPKGVEALRKILRDLADRRNVPSIQHGPPTRVTRPLTNGGLS; encoded by the coding sequence ATGGGCGTTGACGCCATCCCCCTCATTTTCCCCGAGACCAACAAGCGCGTGAGAGTGCTCATGGTCGAGGGCGCCCCTTGGTGGGTGGCCCGCGACGTGTGCAACGTCCTCGAAATGGAGCGCCCCGACGCCGCTCTGCGCGGCCTCGACGACGACGAAAAGGGTGCTCAGACTGTGAGCACCCCCGGTGGCGACCAGCGCATGTCGGTCATCAACGAGTCCGGTCTCTACTCCATGGTGCTCCGCAGTCGGAAGGCCGAGGCCAGGGCTTTCAAGAAATGGATCACCAGCGAAGTCCTGCCGGAAATCCGGCGCACTGGCGGCTACGGCGCCGACCGGCCCGCGTTCGACACCCCCAAGACGTTCGGCGACGCGCTGCTCCTGGCCGCGCAGCAGTGGGAAGAACTTGAAGCCACGAAAAAGGAACTCGCCGCTGCCGCGCCGAAGGTCGAGGCCGCCGATGCGTACTTCGCGAGCGACAAGTTCCTCTTGGTCCGGGAGGCCGCGAAGCTGCTCGGGCTGAAGGAAAAGGGCCTGCGCATCCTCCTCATGGAGAAGGGCTGGATTTTCCGGCACAGGAACGCCTACGGGGACAGCTACTACGACGTCACCGCGAAGATCGCGGATTCGGGGCTGCTCGCCACGCGGGTCTACACGCGGATGGGCGACGACGGCGGCGCGCGGACCACCTACACCGTCTACATCACCCCCAAGGGCGTGGAGGCCCTGCGCAAGATCCTCCGCGATCTCGCCGACAGGAGAAACGTTCCTTCGATTCAGCACGGGCCCCCGACGCGAGTGACTCGCCCCCTTACGAACGGCGGTCTCTCCTGA